A section of the Brevundimonas sp. AJA228-03 genome encodes:
- a CDS encoding site-specific DNA-methyltransferase: MTELKTDIIHRGDCLEILRGLPDRSVDMVFADPPYNLQLGGDLLRPDNSRVDAVDDDWDKFDSFAAYDAFCRDWLKECRRVLKDEGSLWVIGSYHNIFRLGTAIQDIGYWVLNDIVWRKSNPMPNFKGTRFTNAHETLIWAAKSRDQKRYTFNYDALKAFNEDTQMRSDWTFALCTGEERIKGEDGKKAHPTQKPEALLHRVILAATRPGDVILDPFFGTGTTGAAARRLGRHYIGIERDEGYADVAETRIKAVIPARPEDLMVMGSKRAEVKVPFGALVEAGLLAPGDVLYCPRGEREARVRADGSLVSGAMSGSIHKLGALFENAPACNGWTYWRFRTDTGLRSIDALRAEVRAGMQ, from the coding sequence GTGACCGAACTGAAGACCGACATCATCCATCGGGGCGACTGCCTCGAGATCCTGCGCGGCCTGCCCGACAGGTCGGTCGACATGGTCTTCGCCGACCCGCCCTATAATCTGCAGCTGGGCGGCGACCTGCTGCGGCCCGATAACTCCCGGGTCGATGCGGTCGACGACGACTGGGACAAGTTCGACAGCTTCGCCGCCTATGACGCCTTCTGCCGCGACTGGCTGAAGGAATGCCGTCGGGTGCTCAAGGATGAGGGCTCGCTCTGGGTGATCGGCAGCTACCACAACATCTTCCGGCTGGGCACGGCCATCCAGGACATCGGCTACTGGGTGCTGAACGACATCGTCTGGCGCAAGTCGAACCCGATGCCGAACTTCAAGGGCACGCGCTTCACCAATGCCCACGAAACCCTGATCTGGGCCGCCAAGTCGCGGGACCAGAAGCGCTACACCTTCAACTACGATGCGCTGAAGGCCTTCAACGAAGACACCCAGATGCGCTCGGACTGGACCTTCGCCCTGTGCACCGGCGAGGAGCGGATCAAGGGCGAGGACGGCAAGAAGGCCCATCCGACCCAGAAGCCCGAGGCCCTGCTGCACCGCGTGATCCTGGCCGCCACCCGGCCCGGTGACGTGATCCTGGACCCCTTCTTCGGCACCGGCACGACGGGGGCCGCCGCCCGGCGGCTGGGTCGTCACTACATCGGCATCGAGCGCGACGAGGGCTATGCCGACGTCGCCGAGACCCGCATCAAGGCCGTCATCCCGGCCAGGCCCGAGGATCTGATGGTCATGGGGTCCAAACGCGCCGAGGTGAAGGTGCCGTTCGGGGCTCTGGTCGAGGCCGGCCTGCTGGCACCGGGCGATGTCCTCTATTGCCCCAGGGGCGAACGCGAGGCCCGGGTTCGCGCCGATGGCTCGCTCGTGTCGGGGGCGATGAGCGGTTCGATCCACAAGCTGGGCGCCCTGTTCGAGAATGCGCCCGCCTGCAACGGCTGGACCTACTGGCGCTTTCGCACCGACACCGGCCTTCGCTCGATCGACGCGCTGCGGGCCGAGGTCCGGGCCGGAATGCAGTAG
- a CDS encoding DUF721 domain-containing protein, with translation MKRDLPTESETREILSRRRTRPMPRPAPPVGRSLAPLIKDLDEKFGRGAGALEPRWREIVGDQLARVTRPQKLTRGRAGPDGKKTGGTLELRVAGPAALLVQHQSADILARVNLFLGAGAVDKLRIAQGPVKPLPVAAASTRGARRRIDPLDAAAEAELARSVEAAPDALKAVLAGLGRAVLSDEAKGRRR, from the coding sequence GTGAAGCGCGATCTGCCCACCGAAAGCGAGACCCGCGAGATCCTGTCGCGGCGACGGACCCGGCCCATGCCGCGCCCGGCACCGCCGGTCGGCCGCTCGCTGGCCCCCTTGATCAAGGACCTGGACGAGAAGTTCGGACGCGGCGCGGGTGCCCTGGAGCCCCGCTGGCGCGAGATCGTCGGCGATCAGCTGGCCCGCGTCACCCGGCCGCAGAAACTGACCAGGGGACGCGCAGGCCCGGACGGCAAGAAGACGGGCGGTACCCTGGAACTGCGGGTCGCGGGGCCCGCCGCCCTGCTGGTCCAGCACCAGTCGGCCGACATCCTGGCGCGGGTGAACCTGTTCCTGGGGGCCGGGGCCGTGGACAAGCTGCGGATCGCGCAAGGGCCGGTGAAGCCGTTGCCGGTGGCGGCGGCCTCGACACGCGGCGCACGCCGCCGGATCGACCCTCTGGACGCGGCCGCCGAAGCCGAACTGGCCCGCTCGGTCGAGGCGGCGCCGGACGCGCTGAAAGCCGTTCTGGCGGGACTGGGGCGGGCGGTGCTGTCGGACGAGGCGAAGGGGCGGAGACGGTAG
- a CDS encoding glycosyltransferase family 4 protein, which yields MKIAQVTPLYEAVPPKLYGGTERVVAHLTDALVDLGHDVTLFASAEARTKARLVPVRDQAIRLDPAPFKSDLAAHMSMLSEVLRRADDFDVIHFHTDMIHFPFFERVAGKTITTLHGRLDMKDLTEVYERWPQFGLISISDDQRRPLPFANWKATVHHGMPAEQYIHSPKSDGYLAFLGRISPEKRPDRAIEIATRLGKRLKMAAKVDAADRVYFETKIKPMIDATPLIEFIGEIGDHQKSAFLGGAEALLFPIDWPEPFGLVMIEAMACGTPVVAFKCGSTTEVIEDGATGFLVDTMEQAIAAADRAHLLDREAIRARFELRFSATAMARRYLDVYGDMLERRPYAEVAVNDVAMPRREGRSFASLV from the coding sequence ATGAAGATCGCGCAGGTCACGCCGCTTTACGAGGCCGTCCCTCCAAAGCTGTATGGCGGCACCGAGCGTGTGGTCGCTCACCTGACGGATGCCCTGGTCGATCTCGGCCATGACGTGACCCTCTTCGCTTCGGCCGAGGCGCGAACGAAGGCGCGGCTGGTTCCCGTGCGGGATCAGGCGATCCGCCTGGACCCGGCTCCGTTCAAGTCCGACCTCGCTGCCCACATGTCGATGCTGTCGGAAGTCCTGCGCCGGGCCGACGACTTCGACGTGATCCATTTCCACACCGACATGATCCACTTCCCGTTCTTCGAACGGGTGGCGGGCAAGACCATCACCACCCTCCACGGGCGGCTCGACATGAAGGACCTGACCGAGGTCTATGAGCGGTGGCCCCAGTTCGGCCTGATCTCGATCTCGGACGATCAGCGCCGCCCCCTGCCCTTCGCCAACTGGAAGGCGACGGTCCATCACGGCATGCCCGCCGAGCAGTACATCCACTCTCCGAAGTCGGACGGCTACCTGGCCTTCCTCGGCCGCATCTCGCCCGAGAAGCGGCCCGACCGCGCCATCGAGATCGCCACCCGGCTGGGCAAGCGTCTGAAGATGGCCGCCAAGGTCGACGCCGCCGACCGCGTCTATTTCGAGACGAAGATCAAACCCATGATCGACGCCACTCCGCTGATCGAGTTCATCGGCGAGATCGGCGACCATCAGAAGTCCGCCTTCCTGGGTGGGGCCGAGGCGCTGCTGTTCCCGATCGACTGGCCCGAGCCCTTCGGCCTGGTGATGATCGAGGCCATGGCCTGCGGCACACCGGTCGTGGCCTTCAAGTGCGGCTCGACCACCGAGGTCATCGAGGATGGCGCGACCGGCTTCCTGGTCGACACCATGGAGCAGGCGATCGCCGCCGCCGACCGCGCTCACCTGCTGGACCGGGAGGCGATCCGCGCCCGCTTCGAACTGCGCTTCTCGGCCACCGCCATGGCGCGCCGCTATCTGGACGTCTATGGCGACATGCTGGAGAGGCGGCCCTATGCCGAGGTGGCGGTCAACGATGTCGCCATGCCGCGGCGCGAAGGCCGCAGCTTCGCCTCCCTCGTCTGA
- a CDS encoding DsbA family protein: MRAERPFKYASMSRRAAATGAALAAMMAMAGCSGASGGDAAEGDMALGAAEGAKVTVVEYASVTCSHCAAWQEQVYPEFKAKYIDTNKIRYIFREFPTAPEPLAVAGFLVARCAGPDKYFPVIHEIMASQRELFSGAPRAVLLRIANGAGLNEEQFQTCVTDKDAIAAMDGRIKAALDAGVDGTPNFFVNGVKVADSSLAGLSEKIDAALAAS; the protein is encoded by the coding sequence ATGCGCGCCGAACGACCTTTCAAATACGCCTCCATGAGCCGCCGCGCCGCCGCGACCGGCGCGGCCCTGGCCGCCATGATGGCAATGGCGGGATGTTCGGGGGCCAGCGGCGGTGATGCCGCCGAAGGCGACATGGCGCTGGGGGCCGCCGAGGGGGCCAAGGTCACGGTGGTCGAATATGCCTCGGTCACCTGCAGTCACTGCGCCGCCTGGCAGGAACAGGTCTATCCCGAGTTCAAGGCCAAATACATCGACACCAACAAGATCCGCTACATCTTCCGCGAGTTCCCGACCGCTCCGGAACCGCTGGCCGTGGCCGGTTTCCTGGTCGCACGCTGCGCCGGACCGGACAAATACTTCCCCGTGATCCACGAGATCATGGCCAGCCAGCGGGAGCTGTTCTCCGGAGCCCCGCGCGCGGTGCTGCTGCGCATCGCCAACGGCGCCGGCCTGAACGAGGAGCAGTTCCAGACCTGCGTGACCGACAAGGACGCCATCGCGGCGATGGACGGCCGCATCAAGGCGGCCCTCGACGCGGGCGTCGACGGGACGCCGAATTTCTTCGTCAATGGCGTGAAGGTGGCCGACAGTTCCCTGGCCGGTCTGTCGGAAAAGATCGACGCTGCCCTGGCCGCGAGCTGA
- a CDS encoding amylo-alpha-1,6-glucosidase, with protein sequence MDDGYSVQTTAAESAEVGGLDNLQALKDADTFLVADSWGDLKGGADGLFDHDTRILSRFVMTMGLARPSKLSSGVSRDNVFFTAHSTNRPLPPMGGRSAPAGVLHIERRRFVWDRRMFERVRMANHGIEDVLLPLAFDFGADFADIFQVRGTPRETRGTGHAPTNDGRRVTFRYTGLDAVVRASCLAFSEPPARLSTHRAEFMFSLPMGKSLDLYIECGADACLTPDQPRWRENSVAARLAMRRRRRRGASLRGPRSPRFNAWLDQSRADIALLTTDLPTGPYPYAGTPWFSTPFGRDGIISAWQMLWLDPSLAKGVLTYLAARQATEISAFQDAQPGKIMHETRSGEMSALHEVPFGLYYGGVDTTCLFVALAGAYARRTGDLDLIRQLWPNLVAATGWMRDYGDSNGDGLIDYQRAAETGLSNQGWKDSEDSIFHADGRFPRGPVALLEVQGYAFAAWNAMAELGEHLTDGRAKAWHLHAEEVRQRVEERFWMEDQQFYAIALDGDGEPCEAIGSNAGHLLFTGLPTADRARAVSRRLLGAEFRSGWGIRTLARGQPRFNPMSYHNGSVWPHDTSLGVAGMAHYGERDAVAMILGEIYAAASHFNMRLPELFCGFERQPGEGPIAYPVACLPQAWAAGSVFLMLQAALGITIDAFARTITVNAPTLPDGIERLTVSRLQVGEASVDLAFQRLGDQVVVMPRNRVGELRIVQTR encoded by the coding sequence ATGGACGACGGCTATTCGGTTCAGACGACGGCGGCCGAGAGCGCCGAGGTCGGCGGCCTGGACAATCTCCAGGCGCTGAAGGATGCCGACACCTTTCTGGTGGCCGACAGCTGGGGCGATCTGAAGGGCGGGGCCGACGGCCTGTTCGACCACGACACCCGCATCCTGTCGCGCTTCGTCATGACCATGGGTCTGGCCCGGCCGTCGAAGCTGAGTTCCGGGGTCTCGCGCGACAATGTCTTCTTCACCGCCCATTCGACCAACCGGCCGCTGCCCCCGATGGGCGGACGCTCGGCACCGGCGGGGGTGCTGCATATCGAGCGTCGCCGCTTCGTCTGGGATCGCCGGATGTTCGAGCGGGTCCGGATGGCCAACCATGGGATCGAGGACGTCCTGCTGCCGCTGGCCTTCGACTTCGGGGCCGACTTCGCCGACATCTTCCAGGTGCGGGGCACGCCGCGTGAGACGCGCGGCACGGGCCATGCGCCGACGAACGACGGCCGCCGCGTCACCTTCCGCTACACCGGCCTGGACGCGGTCGTCCGCGCCAGCTGCCTAGCCTTCTCCGAGCCGCCTGCCCGCCTGAGCACCCACCGCGCCGAGTTCATGTTCAGCCTGCCGATGGGCAAGTCGCTGGACCTCTATATCGAGTGCGGTGCCGACGCCTGTTTGACGCCCGACCAGCCGCGCTGGCGAGAGAATTCCGTGGCCGCCCGCCTCGCCATGCGCCGTCGGCGTCGTCGGGGCGCCTCGCTGAGGGGGCCGCGCAGCCCGCGCTTCAATGCCTGGCTGGATCAGTCGCGCGCCGACATCGCCCTTTTGACCACCGACCTGCCGACCGGCCCCTATCCGTATGCCGGGACGCCCTGGTTCTCGACGCCGTTCGGGCGCGACGGGATCATCAGCGCCTGGCAGATGCTGTGGCTGGATCCGTCGCTGGCCAAGGGGGTGCTGACCTATCTGGCCGCGCGTCAGGCGACCGAAATCTCCGCCTTTCAGGACGCCCAGCCCGGCAAGATCATGCACGAGACCCGGAGCGGCGAGATGAGCGCCCTGCACGAGGTGCCATTCGGCCTCTACTACGGCGGGGTCGACACGACCTGCCTGTTCGTCGCCCTGGCCGGAGCCTATGCCCGCCGGACCGGCGACCTCGACCTGATCCGCCAGCTGTGGCCCAATCTGGTCGCCGCGACCGGGTGGATGCGGGACTATGGAGACAGCAATGGCGACGGTCTGATCGACTATCAGCGCGCCGCCGAGACCGGTCTGTCGAACCAGGGCTGGAAGGACTCCGAGGATTCCATCTTCCACGCCGACGGCCGCTTCCCCCGGGGACCGGTCGCCCTGCTGGAGGTCCAGGGCTATGCCTTTGCCGCCTGGAACGCGATGGCCGAGCTGGGCGAACACCTGACCGACGGCAGGGCCAAAGCCTGGCACCTGCATGCCGAAGAGGTCCGCCAGCGGGTCGAGGAACGGTTCTGGATGGAGGACCAGCAGTTCTATGCCATCGCCCTGGACGGCGACGGCGAGCCCTGCGAGGCCATCGGCTCCAACGCCGGGCACCTGCTGTTCACCGGCCTGCCGACTGCCGACCGCGCGAGGGCCGTTTCGCGGCGTCTGCTAGGGGCGGAGTTCCGGTCGGGCTGGGGCATCCGGACCCTGGCGCGGGGCCAGCCGCGGTTCAATCCGATGAGCTATCACAACGGCTCGGTCTGGCCCCACGATACCTCTCTGGGCGTCGCGGGCATGGCGCACTACGGCGAACGCGACGCCGTCGCCATGATCCTGGGCGAGATCTATGCCGCGGCCAGCCACTTCAACATGCGACTGCCCGAACTGTTCTGCGGCTTCGAGCGTCAGCCCGGGGAAGGCCCCATCGCCTATCCGGTCGCCTGCCTGCCCCAGGCCTGGGCGGCGGGGTCGGTGTTCCTGATGCTGCAGGCGGCGCTGGGGATCACCATCGACGCCTTCGCCCGGACGATCACCGTCAATGCCCCGACCCTGCCCGACGGCATCGAACGCCTGACCGTCAGCCGGCTGCAGGTCGGAGAGGCCAGCGTGGACCTGGCCTTCCAGCGCCTGGGTGATCAGGTCGTGGTGATGCCACGGAACCGGGTGGGCGAGCTCAGGATCGTGCAGACGCGGTAG
- the mutY gene encoding A/G-specific adenine glycosylase produces the protein MTAVASHTAELRAALLDWYDSHARSLPWRAPPGSAERTDPYRVWLSEVMLQQTTVPHATPYFERFTARWPTVNDLAAAEDGELMAAWAGLGYYARARNLLACARAVAKDHGGVFPDTEAGLLALPGVGAYTAAAVAAIAFDRPANVVDGNVERVVSRLFAVQTALPAARPELKRLAGTLVADDRHGDWAQALMDLGSTICRPKSPLCLMCPISGFCAARTGGKPDRYPVKAAKAARPHRQGIAWVLRDGQGRVALVRRPDKGLLGGMVGLPTSDWGEGEPDATPPVAADWADAGAVEHVFTHFSLTLAVRVATGQGDFLWTPEAEALDALPTVFAKALDRALAMAEIIPIDVLQ, from the coding sequence ATGACCGCCGTCGCCTCACACACCGCCGAACTGCGTGCCGCCCTGCTGGACTGGTACGACAGCCATGCCCGCAGTCTGCCGTGGCGCGCCCCGCCGGGATCGGCCGAGCGCACCGACCCCTACCGCGTGTGGCTGTCGGAGGTCATGCTGCAACAGACCACCGTGCCCCACGCCACCCCCTATTTCGAGCGGTTCACCGCCCGCTGGCCGACGGTGAACGACCTGGCGGCGGCGGAGGACGGAGAGCTGATGGCCGCCTGGGCGGGGCTGGGCTACTACGCCCGGGCCCGCAACCTGCTGGCCTGCGCCCGGGCCGTGGCGAAGGATCACGGCGGGGTCTTTCCGGATACGGAGGCGGGCCTGCTGGCCCTGCCGGGGGTCGGGGCCTATACGGCCGCCGCCGTCGCCGCGATCGCCTTCGACCGTCCGGCGAACGTCGTGGACGGCAATGTGGAGCGGGTGGTGTCGCGCCTGTTCGCCGTCCAGACCGCACTGCCCGCCGCCCGGCCCGAGCTGAAGCGGCTGGCGGGGACGCTGGTCGCGGACGACCGCCACGGCGACTGGGCCCAGGCCCTGATGGATCTGGGCTCCACCATCTGCCGTCCGAAATCGCCCCTGTGCCTGATGTGCCCGATCAGCGGCTTCTGCGCCGCCCGGACCGGGGGCAAGCCGGATCGCTATCCGGTCAAGGCCGCGAAGGCCGCGCGGCCGCACCGTCAGGGCATCGCCTGGGTCCTGCGCGACGGTCAGGGGCGGGTGGCGCTGGTCCGGCGGCCGGACAAGGGCCTGCTGGGCGGCATGGTCGGTCTGCCCACCAGCGACTGGGGCGAGGGCGAACCCGACGCCACGCCACCGGTCGCCGCCGACTGGGCGGACGCCGGAGCCGTCGAGCACGTCTTCACCCATTTCTCGCTGACGCTTGCGGTGCGGGTGGCGACAGGGCAGGGCGACTTCCTTTGGACGCCCGAGGCCGAGGCCCTGGACGCTCTGCCGACCGTCTTCGCAAAGGCTCTGGACCGCGCCCTGGCGATGGCGGAAATTATTCCTATAGACGTCTTGCAATAG